ATCGTCCTGAACTGGATCACCCCGCACCAGAAATGGGGCATCCACAGCACCTACAGCGACAACCTGCTGATGCTGACCTTGAGCCGTGGCGGACCGATTGTCTGGCTCTCGGAGATCGACGCCCAGCGCGCCGGGATCGAGGACAACGACTGGATCGAATGCTTCAACGCCAACGGCGCGCTGACCGCCCGGGCGGTGGTCAGCCAACGGGTCAAGGAAGGGATGGTGATGATGTACCACGCCCAGGAACGGATCGTGAACGTGCCGGGCTCGGAAACCACCAAGACCCGCGGCGGCCACCACAACTCGGTGACCCGCGTGGTGCTCAAGCCCACCCACATGATCGGCGGCTACGCCCAACAGGCCTACGGCTTCAACTATTACGGCACGGTCGGTTGCAACCGCGACGAATTCGTCGTGGTGCGCAAGATGGTCAAGGTCGATTGGCTCGACGGTTCCAGTGGCGATGATCTGCCGCGTCCACTGCCGACTGATATCGAGGAGAACTGAGATGAAGATTCGCTCACAAATCGGCATGGTCCTGAACCTGGACAAATGCATCGGCTGCCACACCTGCTCGATCACCTGCAAGAACGTCTGGACCAGCCGTGAAGGCATGGAATACGCCTGGTTCAACAACGTCGAATCCAAGCCGGGCATCGGCTATCCCAAGGAGTGGGAAAACCAGGACAAGTGGAAAGGCGGCTGGATCCGCAACGCTGACGGTTCGATCAACCCGCGCATCGGCGGCAAGTTCCGCGTGCTGGCGAACATCTTCGCCAACCCGGACTTGCCGAGCCTGGACGATTACTACGAACCGTTCGACTTTGACTACCAGCACCTGCACACCGCACCTCTGGGCGAGCACCAGCCCACCGCGCGACCACGCTCGGTGGTGTCCGGCAAGCGCATGCAGAAAATCGAATGGGGCCCGAACTGGGAAGAAATCCTCGGCACCGAGTTCGCCAAGCGGCGCAAGGACAAGAACTTCGACAAGATCCAGGCGGACATCTACGGCGAGTACGAAAACACCTTCATGATGTACCTGCCGCGCCTGTGCGAGCACTGCCTGAACCCGGCGTGCGCGGCGTCGTGCCCGAGCGGGGCGATCTACAAGCGCGAGGAGGACGGCATCGTCCTGATCGACCAGGAAAAATGCCGCGGCTGGCGCATGTGCATCAGCGGTTGCCCGTACAAGAAAATCTACTTCAACTGGAAAAGCGGCAAGTCGGAAAAATGCATTTTCTGCTACCCGCGCATCGAAGCCGGGATGCCGACCGTTTGCGCCGAGACCTGCGTGGGCCGGATCCGTTACCTCGGCGTGCTGCTGTATGACGCCGACCGCATCAGCGAAGTGGCGAGCACCGCCAACGAGCAGGACCTGTACGAGAAACAACTGGAGATCTTCCTCGACCCGAACGACCCGGCGGTGATTCGCCAGGCCCTGGCCGATGGCGTGCCGCAGTCGGTGATCGATTCGGCGCAGCGTTCGCCGGTCTACAAGATGGCCGTGGATTGGAAACTCGCACTGCCGCTGCACCCGGAATACCGCACCTTGCCGATGGTCTGGTACGTGCCGCCACTGTCGCCGATCCAGAACGCAGCCGCCGCCGGCACCGTGGGCATGAACGGGGTGATCCCGGACGTCGACAGCCTGCGCATCCCGCTGCGTTACCTGGCGAACATGCTCACTGCCGGCGATGAGAAACCGGTCAAGCATGCCCTCA
This genomic interval from Pseudomonas alvandae contains the following:
- the narH gene encoding nitrate reductase subunit beta, with amino-acid sequence MKIRSQIGMVLNLDKCIGCHTCSITCKNVWTSREGMEYAWFNNVESKPGIGYPKEWENQDKWKGGWIRNADGSINPRIGGKFRVLANIFANPDLPSLDDYYEPFDFDYQHLHTAPLGEHQPTARPRSVVSGKRMQKIEWGPNWEEILGTEFAKRRKDKNFDKIQADIYGEYENTFMMYLPRLCEHCLNPACAASCPSGAIYKREEDGIVLIDQEKCRGWRMCISGCPYKKIYFNWKSGKSEKCIFCYPRIEAGMPTVCAETCVGRIRYLGVLLYDADRISEVASTANEQDLYEKQLEIFLDPNDPAVIRQALADGVPQSVIDSAQRSPVYKMAVDWKLALPLHPEYRTLPMVWYVPPLSPIQNAAAAGTVGMNGVIPDVDSLRIPLRYLANMLTAGDEKPVKHALKRLLAMRAYKRSEQVDGVQDLQVLADVGLSVNQVEEMYRYLAIANYEDRFVVPSAHREDAMSDAFAERSGCGFSFGSGCSGSSDTNMFGGKKANRRDVIKTVQLWEE